tcacgAGACTATTTTAGAATCTTGAATTAACACAACTACTATGTCTCTTTCAGGTCGCCGTCCCCTACCCCGTAGATAGGCCTTACGCCGTCCCCGTGCCCAAGCCTTACCCCGTGGCCGTTGAGAAGCACGTGGCCGTCCCCGTCGACAGGCCGGTGCCCTACCCTGTACCACACGCTGTACCCGTCCCAGTGATCAAACAAGTATGTAACTATTGCTAGTTTCAAACTCAAATTACATTGAAGGCCCATTTTAGAAAAGTTATACAAATAAATCCTAAATTCACTGGTGCTGAGATTGGCAAAGGAAACTCGGTCACATTTTTCAGCTTTTTGTTTCAACTTGTCATTAATTTCAGCGCTAATTTACTACCTACTGGAGCTATTTCATTCAAGTTTAAAACGGTTGCTAAATAACGTTGCCTAAAAATTTAACTTAACTAATTAAGTATGTTTACCAATGTATTCGCCAAACCTAAACTATTTAGGGTTAAATAATTGAGGTAGCAGTTAAAATGATGctaaatataatttttgtttttcaggTCGGAGTGCCGGTTCCCCAGCCCTACCCCGTAGCCGTGCCCAAGCCCGTAGCCGTGCCAGTGCCTCAGCCCGTAGCCGTCCCCGTAGCGCACGGGCCCGTAGCCGGTCCATACTTGGCTGAAGGCCACGGACTCGCCCACGGATTAGGCCTGGCCCACGGCTTAGGCCTCGGACATGGATTAGCGCATGGCTTCTCTTCTCACGCTAAAGTTTGGTAAAAGATTTACGAGTAGCCACTCGTTTATATTTTGGGGTAACGATCTGCAATAATCTCGACTGACTGaagtaaaaaattgaaaaattttgtaagaTGTTCAATTAATATTGCAGAATAATTAAAAAACGAGTGTCTACGAAAGAATCGATGTATGTAAAGGCATTTCTATAAGGAATCTAAACAGTCAAACGATTTTACTTTATGTGATGTAGGTTAGCCTAGTTGTAAGCTGGTTCGGTGACGATGCATCATAGTTATTCTTCCGTCTGGAGGTGGGTAGAGTGCAATGAAAGGTCGCTATAACCGTCCTTTTTTTAAAGGGAGTAAAATGTAAGGTCCATTAACACTAGAATTGTTCAAAGCTTTAACGAAAATGGACATGGGATCAAAATTAACTATCTGGGTGTAGCTTTCGACTGATATTTTAGCAGACTCGTATTATCTATCATTTGTTTTGTATTCTTTTTTGGTTAGCACATTATTTTCGTTTTTGAATTTTAGTAGTTGCCAGTATTTTTTCAACTGTTTCATATGTTTTCATTTGATCTCTTTTGTTTAATTTTGGGGCAATGACGGGACGTGGATGTTTGTACCTGGTTATACGTACTTTTGTATATAGATTTTCTATTTCTAGTTTAAGTTTTCAATGAATGAATAAGTTTTTTCGACCGCAGTCGACTAAAAACTATTTAATAAACGAcgacttttttaataaaatatatgacATTTAAGAcgcattttcatttgttttcctATTGTTACCTACTTTCAATTTAATATTTACCCAATTACCTAATACTCTACTAGTTTATTCCAGTATTGAAACACCTACTTAAAGGGAACTAGAACAATCGTGGCAGGTTCTACTATCTAATGTAAATAATGTCTCAATTCCCTTCCTGCTCTTGCAAGCCCATTGTGCTCAGCCATTGCTTAAATCAAGTTGTGGGTCAAACCTCCATCGTGCATTTCTAATTAACCTATTGatattattacttactagcttttgcccgcggtttcacccgcgtgaaatttagtttgtcacaaatcgtcataaattatagcatatgttattctgggttataaacaataatactgtaaagtttcatcaaaatccgttcgttttgcgtgaaagagtaacaaacatccatccagacatccaaactttcgcatttataatattagtaggatttaagCATGGTGCTCATTGCTTTAAGGACTGGATTTATAGTAATCTAGTTATTTTTCAAGTTTAGTgtagaacaaaataattatgtggaAACATGACTTTTGTTCTTAAGCTTAACGTCCAAATTGGTGATTTACAAAGTGAGTGTGTAAGTGCGACGCTGAAAATAATGACGGCAAACTTCTAACAAAATTGCTAACAACCATCGTAGCACTGATACTCATCAAGTACCTAATCTAGACCAGATCAAAGACAGCCATATCATTTCCCCTTCGATCTAGACCGGCTTACGTCATCGTTCCTGTCCAATACCGGCGGCTTTCTAGACAGGAACATACTGTGGGCTGACGGCTCTACCAGTTTAGGGTATACGGAAGCTGCTACTGGTTGGACAGGTGACGGCATATGAAGCGGCATACTGCGGCATCTTAATGGCGTTGTGATAACtgctatttttcaacgaaaatgTAAAACCTAATGTGCTGTTAACTGTTCATACGACAGCGTATCAAGTTAAGCTCTGCGGCATGTTAAGTAATGACAGGACTATGACAATAGGACTAAGTAAtgaccatcctagactgcatcccacttaacatcaggtgcgattgtggtcaaatacctgcctttttatgcataaaaaaaaggatGGATTTGTGAGAGATATCTAAATTATCGATGAATAGGGTGTCGTATTAAAGAAACTTTGCTGTAGCGCTATTCTTGCCTAATTGCCGCATTTCATAATTATATTCAATTTTTATGACTGCCAATTTGGTAGTAACGGGTTGGAAACTTGATGGGTGAAAATGTAGAATGTAATGAGTTTGAGaaattatagataggtaatcgAAGCCACAATAAAATGACGTTATAATGATAAGCACATAAATCTGTTGTGTGGGGTCCGCGACAACTGGCATCGAATCCGAAAACTCTGCGTTTACTAGGTTTCGCTTATGGCATTTATAACCATTGAGTTGAGATTAATATCATAAACATCGAAAGATttactataaatattattacatttttaaaattttaatatgtagTTGGCAAGTAAGTTGTATAATACTATTGCTATTAAAGATCTACGATCAGTATGGCACAATATCAACCTTTTGTCCTAAATAGACACAACACAGACCCTAGGGAAATGATAAGGCAGCGAATGACATAAGGCTTGATCAACGTACACGAATCTGACATTTGTAGTCGTGACCATATTGCCTTTACTTTGTGGGCCCCGTCAAACTAAAACACAGCTTGAGtatgattaatttaaaatatatattgtaTGCCCAACCCTTGGATAAAGCATAATATGTACTGTTTATACCTTACATAATTATATGtacataatacttatgtatagaATTAATATTGAACATAACATTCGTATGAGCTTTAATTGGACGTAGTTATGCTACAACGTTCCAACCCACAAGGTGGTAAAAATTGAGTTTTTGAGCCCAAGCTAGGTATTTTGGGTGGCCCTATCTAGTGCTGAAGACACTGACTATCTTACGacaataattaatgaaataattaagcGGTCCAAATGATAAAACGATCCAAAAGatctaaataaaatcttaaaatgtTACATTCCATTTGGAACGTTATGTTTTAATTCGTTTTGGACTgaatacaatgaaaataatgatcCAATCATTTTGGAACGTTTTacaaataactaattttaaatgttaaaaagtgACATTCCATTTGGATCGTATGCTTTTAATTCGTTTTggactgaataaaataaaaataatgttccaATGTACTTGGAACGTTTTTAAAAAGGCTTTTTGTTTGAAAGTGGCTTTAACTTAATTTGCAAAAACGTTCCAATGTGTGaaaattgttataatattattttggtagttaatataatttttttttctaaaacataAGTATAACTATATTTTAgcaaaaataagtataaaaatgaaacaatattattttaaaaattaaaaatatttataataataatatgtataattatagataataaatattaattatcgtTTGATAGAATGTTTATGTCCGAATTTACAATGGCATACTTTTAAAATAGCAGAATTTCTTTTGGCAAAA
This genomic stretch from Ostrinia nubilalis chromosome 14, ilOstNubi1.1, whole genome shotgun sequence harbors:
- the LOC135078133 gene encoding tetra-peptide repeat homeobox protein 1-like; translation: MKVFVAVLFLTASVLAEPSKVVQKRSGLVGHYGVSALGHGLGYGHGYGHGYGYGLGGLGSGLALSSGTIVGADVHTTVTKHVGVPVPAPYPVAVDRPVPYPVKVAVPYPVDRPYAVPVPKPYPVAVEKHVAVPVDRPVPYPVPHAVPVPVIKQVGVPVPQPYPVAVPKPVAVPVPQPVAVPVAHGPVAGPYLAEGHGLAHGLGLAHGLGLGHGLAHGFSSHAKVW